The window ACAGGGAATGTGTTAATAACCGACAAGATATTAGACAAGATACGCCAACTTAGAACAAACAATCGTTTGTCGTAATCATGGTACGTTCGTGTCAGATGAAGGCAGACTTCGCAATTTCTACGATCGATATCCGTGCATAAACTcatataacgtgttacgctgGTAACAATTAGCTTCAGCTGTTGGCAACATCAGGCACCACAAACGATAAGTTAGGCCCATTTTGGTAATATCGTAGTCACTGTCAATGCGAACATTCCCTTAACAAGGACAATTCATGTGATACATTTCGCAGAATCAACAACAAACAACCATTTAGAACAGATAAATCAACGCGATAAACCAGAAGCAGAATTTTTATCATCCTACACTATGACCTTTTTAACTGTCCTATATCAGAACTTTTGGGCGAATAGAGGCCCAGTTTCAGCGTGAGTTCTTTCGGCTTCCTAGGAGCGTTTCTAACGGGAAAGGGACTGAACTGCGTTTTTGGACTGGTCACAGTGTTGAAGTTATTATCAGCTCCTTTACTCGAGTGTCCTATGTTTCCTAAACTAAGAGATGATTTCTTGTAACTGCTGGAACTTCTATCGGGTAATTCTGCATATTTCCCAAAATTCATCTTGCCAGGGAATTCCGGATGAGAAACCGGTCGTTTCGATTCGTCAGAGAGACCTGATGAAAGTTTCGAGGTGTAGTGATGATTGATAGTAGAAGGAAAGTGATCAGGAAACTGACGATTCGGTGATAGAGAATGATAATCTCGGTGTCTTGTCGGTAAATACGATCCTGTCTCTGTTCCAGGTTCTATAGGAGGTAACGTGCCTAAGTGTCTATCATAATCCGTCGTACTTTTGGTATGAGTGTACTCCTTAGGAGACAAAGCGTTGTATTTTCGACGAAGAAGCTCGGGAGATTCGCTGGGATAATCCAAAAACGAGGTACCACCAGTATCCAAGATTCTCTCCTCCttagaaatatatttcgtaGGCGTTAACGGTTCGGTATTTCCATTGCTGAAATAAGGAGATTTGCTCGTGGTAGTGATCGATCTACTTTCTGGCTGGAGAGACATGTAATCGGTGTTAACTTCTCTGACTGGATCATCGTCGTATCTGACACGAAACTCTAGCGATTCTTTCGTCATCATTGGACTCTTCAAATGTAGATCATACGTGTTGATCGAGATCTCTGGTTTATGGTTAATGTACTCGAAAGCGGTATCCACCACAGGTTTCTCATACGTAGCTGACACAAATGGATTAGTGGAAACGTGTTTAGGTGACAACTTGGGCTTGAAGTCGAAGGTCTTGTAGGGATCATAAGAGGTCTTCAGGGGTGAAGTGTCGTATTGGGCCGGCTTGGAAGTGTACCTCAATGGTGACACATCCTTGAAGGGCGACGTATTTGGAACGTACGGAATTGAGGACAATTCCTTTTGTGGAAGCTCCAGAGTCGGATCTGGTAACACCTGTGCGGAAGAGATCTTATCGAGTTTCTCCAATTCTCTGTAGATGTCTATGTCGCTTTTAGGTGACGAATCGTCCACGTGATACTTCGGTACGGCGTATGCCGTATATTTCGGAAACTTGTCAACGGGAATGGACGGTTCCTGCGTCGAGCCTAAGTCGCTTCTCGTGTCAATGGAGTCATTGGATGATTTATAGGAAAATACGTTAGTTGAAATACTGGACAGATCCAGTCCTTCGATTTCGCTAATATTCTGGCTGGATGGTCCTTTGTCCAAACTCACCATACTAGCTGGAGAATGATCGTCGTAGTTCGCCAATAGTTTCGACAATTCCTCGTTTATCTTGCGATCTATTAGAGCTTCTCTCGTGTTCAAGTATTCGTGGGATATCACCTCGTCCACGTCGAAATGGTCCATCTGCTCCGTCTCGTCGATCAGAGAAAGCTTCGATAATTCCTCATTAATCTTTGCATCAAACTCGGACACACTGGTAGCGGTCATGTTGTCGAAATCCTTGAAATTGATTCTCGCCAATTCCTCGTTAATCTCGTGTTCGTTTAATCCCATTTTCTCTAATATCGGACTAAAGATCTTCGAAATCTCCTCGTTTATAGGGCTAATGGTAATTTCTTTCGATATCTCCTCCAGGTCTGGCAGACGCTTTTTTGCCTGACACGCAAGAATCTTCTGAAGTATAGCGGAGTTTTCTTGAATGATCTTCAACGCCCTGTCGCTGTTCCTCCGCCCATTGTCACTCTTTTTACGAGGCTTCACCTTCGTCCACACGCCCAACTTCGACTCCCTGCCATCATCTGTGCCGTTACTCTTACCACAGGCCATGGTCTTCAATATGCTGTCGCTATTTTCGTCGATATTAATCTTCGGATGTACCACGTACGATTTTCTGCTTTCTCCGGTTATATTTATATCTGGTATCTCCAGACGATGTTTCGAGAAGTTCCTCGCTGAATCACTAAAGGTATCTTGCCTCCTGGCCTCTAAATTCTTCATATCCTCCCAAATATAACTGCTCTTCTTCGTCAACATCCCATTATCCGACGACCCATCGTTTGCTTTCGCTTCCAAGTGTTTAATATCTTCTAAAATGTCACTGGATCTCTTCTGCGCGATCGACGTTGAAAATTCATCGGTGGAAGCTGATGACTTCATATCAGCGTACCTCCTACTGTCTAAACTGCTTGAACTTCTTTCCAACAACTTCGATCTATCTCTATATCGATAGTTCAAATAATGTTTATCTAGCTTCTCCTGAGGCAAAGAAGGTACCACGTCTTTCTCCGATGACGGATCATCCCCTCCGTCATCTAAAATATCCTTATCCTTGCGATAGTAATCCGTACTCGTTGTTTGATAATACTTAACATCACTAACATTGACTCTTCTATCTGTCAAATTAATACTCGAGTCTTCTTTCCTCGTGATGAACTCTGGTCTGACGAATGTGTCACCCTTTCGTGCTATACCGTCTACATCTTTCATATCAGACGTCTTTATGGGAGAGTCAAATGTCGACTGATAACCTAGGAACTTGTTCGACTCCCTCGAACTGGTCGATTTCTGTTCAGGTGACGTTTCGTTGCTGTCCAAACTGGATCTTCTTCTAGAAACACTGTACGGGGACGTCGGAGTTTTTTGATTCGGATTCGAGATCGGATAAAACGGCGAGGTAGCGCTGCTCAAGTCCATTGGCGAGCCTGACACGTCATCTTGGCCCCGTCTACTGAAATTCGAGGTATACTTTATGGAGTTGGCACTTATTGGCGATTGCAGGTCCGAACTGAACGACCTCTCGGAAGACTTTAATTTACTCGGGCTACACGATTCACTGGAGCTGCTCACGACTAGTTTTGGGCTGGCTTCTGATTTCTGCAACGAGTCCATGCTGATAGGTGTCGCCGAATTGGAAATCTCATACATTTTCTTCGCGTCGGTTTTCGTGCTGTCCCTCGTACTGTCTGAATCTGCGGAACGAAGAACCAAAGTCTTCGAGTCTGAGCTAACTGACGAACACAGCGATTTGTCCATAGAGAAATCTCGAGATTCTGATCTAACCGGCGTCCTTGGGCTAACTGTCAGACTCGATGGTTTTGAATCAGGTCCCATGGTTTCACCTGAACTGAATGATTTGTTGCTTTCTGGTGTTTTAGGACTCTTCACTAGGTCTGAATATATTTTCGTTTGTATTCTATCGTTATATGATGTGTTCTCTAACGTTTTATGTAGAATTTCAGGCGTTTCAGGAGTTAATACAGTAGTATTATGCGTTGTATGTGTACTGGGTGTCACTTTGCTTAATTTTTGATCAACTGTTACAGGTGAAATAGGAAGATGTCCAACGTAGGCCTTGCCATAAAGCGTTCTTTCAGTATTCACTGTGTCTGCAGTGTCACTGGTTAAACTTCCTATTTTTGAAGTTTCATACGGTTTCAAGTCCAAAGATATTCTACTAGAGAAATCGAAGGATGTTTTATATCGATCCGAcctaatttcattttctatctcTACATCGAGGCTTGATTTATCTGTGATTCTATCGTATTTCTTGTCCAAGGATGCTGAATAATCCAagtatatgtttaaagaatctTGTTTCATAGTCGTAGTTATCTTGTCTTCAGTTTGGTCTTTCTTGATTGTCGCAACTTCGTCTTGAGGTATATCTACAATCTCGTTTGTTGTCTGTTTAGATCGATGCCTTTCGTGCACTAATACTTCATCTTCTTTCGAACTGATCTTACTGCCACTGAAACCTAGATAGTCGTACTCGTTCGAGTTCAATGACGATTTTTTAACGATATTACTATCGGAAGTGTAATCTATAGATAGATCTAATAtggatttctcttttttcaattCTTTCGTCGATTGTTCTTCCGGTGATTCTTTGCTCTGCACGCTAAATTTTTGAGGAACCATGGAATTATTGTCATCCTCTGCCGATAATCGTCTTATTTGGTCGGTGATCTTAGCGATTGATATGTCACCAAGGTTTTCCTCGGAGCTTTTCGAGTCCTTCGAATCTTCGACGTTGATTGGTTCTATCTTCTCCTCGAGAAACGAACGATCGAGTGGCTTGTCGCGAATCGGTGATCCAGTGATTCGAGAGCTCTTCTCCTCGTCTGTTCCGACGACACAGGATTCGGATGCTGACGTCAGGTCTTCGCTGTCAACGTCACTGAGACGGTCCGGTTCGTCGCACAATTCCGTCGATGTGCTGTCGCTATCACTGTCACCGTTACTCCGCTTCGGAGAAGCCAGCTCAGCTTCTGTGGATTGCATTGTTACAACGTTGCATTCCACCGTTTCTGAAAGGTACATGAAGGTATATTGGCCCATTATATACACTTCAATTCAAATTGATTATCATAAAGGACGAGATATTTCTGTCAATTCATTaaagttttataataatttttatttatctgctTCTTGttgtttcattataatactaaaTTAACACATACATGCTAAATCAGTGGTGTAAATGCAAAGcatgttatttaatttcaagGATACTTCCCTTTCTATCGTAGGTAAAGCAGATACAAACTAACTGTTGGTAAGAAATATTTACCAACTGATGATACATGTGAATACAACCTGTAGTTTCCTGTATTACCATTTATCGGTGCTTCATTACCTTTAATCAATAAGTAAACTATTTTGTCaaataacatatttaaaaactaGCAAGTGAATTAGAAAAGACAGAAATTTACCTGCTATCTGCAAACAAATCTTATAAAAACACTTTACGGAAGTATTGTTCGTGTTATTTGTACCTGGTAAATTCGAGGGTTTCTGCTTCGGTTTTTTGGTGTCTTTCCAGTGAAGCGTGACGCCTTGTCTGTCTCTTCGGTTTTGATTTAGCGTCGTAGGTCTTATCTTCGTCGTTGCAGCACCAGAAGGTAGGCTCAGGGGTCGATTCTTCCCACTCACGAGCGCACTTTTGCCCACTAAAAGATGATTCATGGCCTGAGAAGTAGGAGGTGGTACCATGGTCTGCCTTGCACATGCAGCTGCGCCAGGAAAAAAAAGTAACATATGCATTCTTGTAGCCGTTCAATTTGCAACAGACATACTTCCATTGGTCTTATTCTACTGTCAAATGCCTTAATATATGCGAAACATTTATGTCAAGCACGTATCTCAAAAGCGATGGAGGAAACGAGATGATTTATCGTGCCTTAAACCTTAGcaaaatacatttaattctaTGATTAGAATCTGTAATTACCAGAAAGTATAATATGCGCCTGTCGTTGACGTTCGCGTAGCTTGGCGTACTGCTGTTTCAAAGTAGTAATGTCTAAAGCGAGCCGTTCTCGGTCGCTGCTGGGTGCCATTGCCTGCAGCGCTCCAATCGTTTGAGGTATACGATCTGCGAACATGTTTTTACGATGTGAAACAACCACAGCTAATATCATAACGGTACAATGATTACAATGTTaacgtatttttatttcgtacCTTTCTTCAGTCGCTGTGCCATACTGAACATCGCAGCAGCCACGGCCAGCCTTTCATCCTCCTCCGTGTCGCTGTCCTCGTCGTCGCTCAATTTTCTTGCCCAAGGAGTGATATTGTATCTATGTTTCTCTCTTAGCCCCGTTACACCATGCAGAGATCCCATACTAATGATATTCTATCAAAGTGACACAATTATATCATTCGTCAAGTATTCGATCTAATAATTCTTTCAATAATTCTATAAAAGGTTCTGGCAAACCTTTATGAGGTTATTAGTATCCGTGAACTCGAGCATCTCCCTTGTCAGCACTCCCATTATACTATAAAACTCGTCCGCCGATGTCACCGTCATAATACGACTGAAACCAAATAATATCACTCTATATGTAACTGAACAAACGAAGTTATAGAATTATAGATATTTAATCCGATTCTACTTACTCGGAAAGTCCTTCCCAGATGGCCAGTGCGGTTCTAAGCAATATCTCATCTCCTTCGAGAAATATGAGGTCCCATACGCGCAGGACAGCCTCTTGTGGCAAACAGTGACAGAAAAGAGTAAGGAACCATTGCATCGTGAACACATTCGTCAGAGGTGGCTCGTAACTGCTGCCTgaacaaatttttgttgttttttcgCGAATAAGATAAGCCAGTACAACGCCCCTGGGACCGATCTCGCAGTCCCTACAACTGAATTGAACAGAGAGTTACGATTGCACAACCAGTTTGGTTACCTGTCGCCTTGTCCTTCGCGTCGTTCTGCAGCGCCTCCAGATGTTTCGAGAGCTTGGGCAGCCTGGCCCGGAGGAGATCTCGAAATACCGCCATGTCGACCGACAGGCCACGGAGATTGTCCGCGAAGTAACCCTCGGGCAGGACACCCTCTATCAAGTAGATCATCACCTTCACCGCGGCGGACTCGGCGCGATCCATTACTTGCAGAACGAGGGCGGCCAACACGTTCAGGCCCTGGCAATAGCCGACGGACTTGTTCCATCGGGCGAAACCGAGCAGAACTCGACGAAGCACCGCTTGATTGTCTCTGCCAGCTGCACCGCAAAACAGACTGCAGCCCGTTCTATGTAGGTCCTAAAAATTTTGTTCAAATACAGTGTATATACATACGGCGTACATGTACGTGCAATATCACCTAAGcttcaatattataaaattctaaaattatgaCTTACTAATATAACATAATCGTGGATAATTgactattcaaatattttcatgatcTTCGACGTTTCTATACATTTCTGATTTATATACATGTTCAGATTCGTTGCAAATTTTAGCAATATAATCACGACAATAATGTCatattacagtgctaatgaaatttcaaaatatattgcGTAGTATATTCAGAAATAGCTTGTACAAGTGTTCAAACAGGATTAGGTTTGATTTAATCACTATTTCGTGAACCattcataattatatttataatgtggaatacttaataaaataaaatttattagttttccaatagcaataatatttataacaagcGGTGTACATAGGATTTTATACTTATGGAACTCTAACGGGACGAATTACGATTCCGATTGAGACCGAAGGAAAATGAAACGAGCTGGCTGGTGACTGGGCCAGATTCGTTAAAGGTCAGTTTTTCTCGTCGCAAGCGAGTTAATTGGAAGGCTCATTGGCGACACTTAATTGCTCGGCGTCGAAGTGATTGATGATCGAAATTTAATTGCGCGAAATTATACGAAGAACGAGGGCGAGTATAAGGAAGGAATCGTAGTAGTGGTGTCAGATTTTCGTGGACATGTGAAATGTGAATGGAAAACTGATTTCGACTGTTTTCGTTCTGTAAACGAAGATTATTTGGAAAGTATTTGGTTGGAACGTGGGAAAAGTAACGGAGAGTGAAAGCTATTTGGAAGTTGGGAAATATTTAAAGTGCGTGGTTTGGAACGTTGTTTGACGAcagcgataaaaaatattaatagctATTTATACGGCGAGTGAATAATTCAGTAAACGAACGACGAACAGGTATTTATTAGTAGTCAGTTTGAAAACGTATTAGTTAACAAGCAacggaaaattatttcttcctcGCTATCTAAATAAACTTGTACTTAATAACACTCGTTaatgataaaacaaataaaaaatgcgtcaattaaagatgtaaaaacaacaatatatacacggagaaaaataaaaagacatggatatatatttacatttcaaaTTTAGGTATTGCTCTCAAAAAATCATATCGCTATCGTCATTACGACAGCCAGAGATGGTGAGCAAGAAGTTCATAAGAACACCGATGTACATGGGCAACTGTTATAAAAAGTATGTACGTTCCGCAGCCTTACTTTAACGATTTGTATACCAAGCTCTTCATCGTCAGGATTGCTCCACTCGTTGAAGCAGATCTTTTCAGCCTGCTTCCAATCTACGCCGCGCTGCTCTAAATGACGTTCTGCCAATGTCAGCCACAACtgtgaaatatttagaaaaaaagagaatagaGAGAAATGAGGATGCATTCTATAGGACAATAAGCTTGTAGATGTTGGAATCTAGTCTGATACTCGCCTTCTTTCGAAATTCCGGCGGAATTCCTCCTGGTAACCTGGCAACCATTTTCATCGCGTCCAGCCATTGTATAAAACCACTTTCTCCTGGTTGCGGCGTCAGGCTAAATCTCATCTTCGTGTCTTCGACTGTAAATTCAATTTATGCTCGAGAAATATCTGGGGTTGATGAAGAAATTTGTGCAAACAGCAGTTCGACGTTGCTATGAatacaatgaaatttaaaagaagtgaaacgaaaaatatagagaaaaataCAAAGATATTCAAGTAACAATCCTCTAACTGAATATGGAACTTGTTAAACATTGAAGATCAAAATGAAAAACGAGAGGATCGAGGATAGAGAGTACACAGGCACTCGTTAAATTGCTCGAGTAGTATAAATTGCGTTGAACAAACAGAAACGTTAATATCTGTAATTTGATCGAAATGTCAACTCCCATTCAACTTGGTTTACGAAGTTTTGCAATTAAACGTCAGATCTAACACAAGGCGTCGCGCAGAACAAACGACGAAAGATGGACAGTTAAATCGGAATTGAATGCTTCGATCATCATGAAACCTCGAAGCATATTAATACATTTATCGGCCAGACGGCTTTATCGTCGTTAAACCTATTATTTAATTAGCCGTCGTGAATCTTCGAATCGGATACATGACACACTCTGCGTGGACGACTTGAACTCCGCCGATATTTTTACGATTGATTCATTCGATTTTGTAAAACCCccattcaaaattttgaatttttgaaagttgaacttgaaaatttattttttaataaatatattaatgaacATATAGtagtatatttatttaacatatatttaattactCCCTAAATGTATGTCTCCTTACTTTTATTGTTCCAcacaaacatttttcttttctttttaagtacAGGTACGAAATATCACTCAACCTATTACGGATTAAAATGAGGGGAACATGTTTACATTAAAATCTAATTTAGTTAAATAGGAAATCATTAactaaataaatgtatttagcGTCAACAAGTTGAAATAGCCATATGCCTCATTATAAATTTTGCAATCGCGCtccgataaatataaaatctatAACTCGTCTATCAGAATGTATTACAAATACACATGTGAACTGATTTCCATTATCCCTTTGTTGTCCAAGGATAAATTCCGTAAATTCTGTAACTCGAATCACCCAGTACACGTAACCGAATTTCCTTTTGAACCGCAGGATTTTGTTTGAACGAAAAGTCCATTAATAGAGACTCGTTCGACTTGTAATAAAGTACGACGCCAGTGCGTGTGATCAACTTTTCGAGAAACTCGATTCTAACTTATTCAATCGTCAAACGTTTCATGAATTTCTAGTAGTTTGTGGGGGTACATACTTTGCATCCTTGGAATTTATGTGCCTTAGGAGGAAATTCATAATCAGCGAAGCGTAACTTAAGATTTCTGTTGTGTACACAATTAAAAAGTATTCGAATTTACACAACGAAATAATATTTCCCGTTACTAATACAAGAGTAAAGACTCCTTCAAAAGCATCGTTGTTGACTCTCGGAACGACGGAGACAAAGTTACATTCCATCGTTCCAAGAAGTTGCCAATGCAAGCATCGTATCAATCTCGGCAAACGTTTAAGTTACACAATAAATATTACCATAGTCGATCGTAAAGAATCGCCCAAGAGTCTGACTCtatctatatttaaaaatcctATTTCGATCAGTGGCGAACGAATCAAGCAGCAATTACGGCGCTTTCGAATCAAGTCGAAAAATGAAATCACATCGCATTCGGTGATCTCGTTTTCAAAGCAAAAGCGATTCAGCCGAAACAAAAACAGAGCTTTGAAACGTAAAGTCGTGAAGCGGAAGTTAATTGAAATTCGCATGCACagtcgaacgaaacgaaaccaAACGTTGATTCCCATTTGCTGAGAAACGGAGCACACAGAGACAGTCACATGCACCGGACGTTGAAATTGTTTTGTTCACCTTCCAATTCTTCGTACTTCGAGGCAGAGCTGGCAGCGTACGCGGCTCCTGACGCGAAGTTTTTCAGGGAGTTGAAAAATCCGCTCATTCTCCAATTAGGAACGCCGCTCTTTCTTCTTCATCGTCACTTTCACCTCAGCCGCCTCTTGTTGTACGCAGTGCAGCCGCCTTTCAGCCGTTTTCGTGATTCATGATCCGTCGACCTTCTGCTTATTTCCTCGGGATCATGTTCGCTAGTCGCGCTCTGCGAACCTTCTGTCGTGCGAGATGCATTTTTATCACGTGTCTGAAATCCCGATGGCAACGTTTACCTCGAGCAAAACCTTCTCTAAAAATAACATTTGTCGGCGTTACGCGCATTCGATCTCAAGGGAAGTTTCTCCTCGATAACGCTGCGGTCGACGCTGATACGTCATGGTTGTCGACCAGTTTGAAAAGTTGATACACCGTGAGTTATGAGCAGAACAACTAGCCGTTATTATCCAACACGCACGTATCGTATACGATAGCGTTCGAGAACTATATGTGAAAATCGAACGAAGAAATTCCTTTAGTTACGGTTACGAATATGCTGtgtattgataaaataataggTAACCATATATGTACCGAGAGGAGCCGATTATTAACATATGTGCCTTTTGCTTATTCAAATGGTGGAATGTACATAAAGCTTAGGTATTGTAGagaacaaacgaacttaaatAGCTACTCCACTGTTAAAAATAACGAaggaattattaatttcttaaaagcGTATTAAGGAATGGTCAGCTTGAAAGCATTAATTTTCAGAAAGCACGAGCAATTTTCTAGATCGGGATCCTGATGACAAACGAAACCGCGTTCTCAGCGTGGTTTTTGTTAATCGCgtctacatgaagtataccacCTGTTACAAAGCGTTTAATGCGGACGTACCACTGATACGTAATGCACGCGCTCAATTCTACGAAGAAGTTGGTGATACTGGGACAAATCGATTGGTTATCAGTGTTTCAATTGAAAGCATGTGACGCACGGAGTGTAACGTATACATTGGAAATCTCTAGTCTTCCAATGGAACGAAAATTTTTAGTATAATATAAATCATTTGGCGACGATGAAAAGTTAACAGATTCGAATATCATTATCGAAGATAAAAGCGGTTTGTCCTTAGACTGCgttggaaataaaaagaataagttTACCACATaactattttcaatataaatttcttcATAAAGTGAAGACATTTTTAATAATGCTCAAAGTATACTGAGTTAACGATAAAAATAGCAAAAGGTCGTTTGAAAAAGTTGATAAATATCTTCTAGATTCATCCGAAAAAACTTAGAGAATGGTCTAAAAGGCTGCATATGGTTGCTACGCACCCCACGAACACGTACACAAGTACGAACCAACATCAATGCGAGCACGTACACGTTCACAGCGAATCGCAGCTTGAAACGAGGCATTAACATCGGTCAAACTGGTGTATCGAACGTTTTGATTTATCTAATCCTATTCAGCCGTTGAATACACATCGATTTCTCCGCTCTTTGAAGGCCTACTTATTTCTTGGCCAAGGAAAAGGATGTCCCCCTTCCTCTACCGAATAGAACGTTCCAAGCAAAGAGAAGCAATAGAACTTAACGAAACTTTCAACGTCCTCTTTCCCTTCGTCCTGTGTTCGCGTGTACTCGAAGGTACGATCACAGGTACGATCATTGTCGTTCGATAAATCAACGTGCTTCGACGCGGTCAAGGAAGCTACCAAAACACATCCCCGCGAGACTGCTCCAGGGACGTCTTACCATTGTCAGTGCGCGAATCAACGTCGTGAACGTGAAGTGGACGGCTTGTCCTCGGGAAAACCGCACGTCGTATCACGCATCTGGCCTCGTGTCACTGAGCACACACGTTCCTCGAACACTCACCAAAAGCACATCCCCGTAGTGCACACCTCCGACACTGACGCGTACTGGTTCACCCTCTTATGTACGTGGGGGAGAgacagagggagagaaagagaaagagagagagagggagagagaaagaaaaaagaagtcgagGGTATAGAGACACACAAATCGTTGGAATTTATACAACGCACTGTAACGACAATGCACACGACGTGATGTTTCACTTTTTGATTCAGACCAAACTTTCTTTTTTATGGACAATTGTACTGAGTGAGAGTATACAATCaggacaacgacaacgacgtgGTCGTAGACGAATACGTCGAGTTAGCTGAACGACCACTACGCCGGTGGAAGCACAGagatgcgcgcgcgcgcgcgtacgtCCGCCGTGAAAATAACTACGGTGCCTGGCGTATATGGGAGGGGTAGTTGTCTCGTGGAACCCTGCAATAGGCATACTGAAGCCGTTCCACAAACCGTTCGCTGTGGCAGCCTTAGCGATCAAGCCACTCCCGTTAGATCGCATGCGCTAACGCCCCCGCACCACCCCACTGGAGAGGAATTTGTATCTGTGGGGGTGCTCGCGTGCGCTAACGTCTTCGCGGCCAACGGGAATGCCGTGACCGCTCCGTAGGGGTGGCTCGAATCCGGTTATTACCTTCTTTCCCTTGCGTCTTCGACAACGTTACCGCGATTATTCCTGTTCTGTCCTGCTGCTATCTTTCATTTCCACGAATACTTCGGGGTACACTTTCTCTTCGTTGTTGGACGAGTGCTGCGAGTGAATAATTGGAGGAGCTCTTccattatctttctttttctccttcttgtaCTTTCCTTGAGAGTTCTTCTGTTAGGAAAATGAGTATCCTTAAATAGAGTTACCCTAGTCGTCGTGAGAAATTATTGCAGTTTTTTCAATGACTTTTGTTATCTTTGTACGTTGCTTCTCGTTATTGTGTTCGTTTGAAGATAGTTTTTAACTTTTCacttatttttattgcaatGTTTCATCATAAATGAGTATTTCCGTAGCGTGCGCGACAGTAGAAGTAAGTGATTCTATCGCCACGTCATATCGCGGTGCAGCAGTCGATTTTAATCCGCGTACACAACAAAGC is drawn from Bombus terrestris chromosome 12, iyBomTerr1.2, whole genome shotgun sequence and contains these coding sequences:
- the LOC100645056 gene encoding uncharacterized protein LOC100645056 isoform X1, with product MSCNVMPLKKYAEISYRVKCVAVENERVFGDVYVTQQTRNLLYCADGYQFPSLYNRSRRNLIQRSWEGPDFMELNRKKPIRRASCTPTKVERINLKRSKSLGDTWDLIETDCKNANNSKDENSICKPKTYPSPLPNPPEKKKGTVSSLVDQLLLDIYGLPDGDRRRSESDSTASSLKIRPQHQHLQKARLLWKSEHELHVLVQNLRDHINHTGEILIRQLRRKDYLATKCEKLCAIITAHLLAVSPKRVEDTKMRFSLTPQPGESGFIQWLDAMKMVARLPGGIPPEFRKKLWLTLAERHLEQRGVDWKQAEKICFNEWSNPDDEELGIQIVKDLHRTGCSLFCGAAGRDNQAVLRRVLLGFARWNKSVGYCQGLNVLAALVLQVMDRAESAAVKVMIYLIEGVLPEGYFADNLRGLSVDMAVFRDLLRARLPKLSKHLEALQNDAKDKATGSSYEPPLTNVFTMQWFLTLFCHCLPQEAVLRVWDLIFLEGDEILLRTALAIWEGLSDRIMTVTSADEFYSIMGVLTREMLEFTDTNNLIKNIISMGSLHGVTGLREKHRYNITPWARKLSDDEDSDTEEDERLAVAAAMFSMAQRLKKDRIPQTIGALQAMAPSSDRERLALDITTLKQQYAKLRERQRQAHIILSAACARQTMVPPPTSQAMNHLLVGKSALVSGKNRPLSLPSGAATTKIRPTTLNQNRRDRQGVTLHWKDTKKPKQKPSNLPETVECNVVTMQSTEAELASPKRSNGDSDSDSTSTELCDEPDRLSDVDSEDLTSASESCVVGTDEEKSSRITGSPIRDKPLDRSFLEEKIEPINVEDSKDSKSSEENLGDISIAKITDQIRRLSAEDDNNSMVPQKFSVQSKESPEEQSTKELKKEKSILDLSIDYTSDSNIVKKSSLNSNEYDYLGFSGSKISSKEDEVLVHERHRSKQTTNEIVDIPQDEVATIKKDQTEDKITTTMKQDSLNIYLDYSASLDKKYDRITDKSSLDVEIENEIRSDRYKTSFDFSSRISLDLKPYETSKIGSLTSDTADTVNTERTLYGKAYVGHLPISPVTVDQKLSKVTPSTHTTHNTTVLTPETPEILHKTLENTSYNDRIQTKIYSDLVKSPKTPESNKSFSSGETMGPDSKPSSLTVSPRTPVRSESRDFSMDKSLCSSVSSDSKTLVLRSADSDSTRDSTKTDAKKMYEISNSATPISMDSLQKSEASPKLVVSSSSESCSPSKLKSSERSFSSDLQSPISANSIKYTSNFSRRGQDDVSGSPMDLSSATSPFYPISNPNQKTPTSPYSVSRRRSSLDSNETSPEQKSTSSRESNKFLGYQSTFDSPIKTSDMKDVDGIARKGDTFVRPEFITRKEDSSINLTDRRVNVSDVKYYQTTSTDYYRKDKDILDDGGDDPSSEKDVVPSLPQEKLDKHYLNYRYRDRSKLLERSSSSLDSRRYADMKSSASTDEFSTSIAQKRSSDILEDIKHLEAKANDGSSDNGMLTKKSSYIWEDMKNLEARRQDTFSDSARNFSKHRLEIPDINITGESRKSYVVHPKINIDENSDSILKTMACGKSNGTDDGRESKLGVWTKVKPRKKSDNGRRNSDRALKIIQENSAILQKILACQAKKRLPDLEEISKEITISPINEEISKIFSPILEKMGLNEHEINEELARINFKDFDNMTATSVSEFDAKINEELSKLSLIDETEQMDHFDVDEVISHEYLNTREALIDRKINEELSKLLANYDDHSPASMVSLDKGPSSQNISEIEGLDLSSISTNVFSYKSSNDSIDTRSDLGSTQEPSIPVDKFPKYTAYAVPKYHVDDSSPKSDIDIYRELEKLDKISSAQVLPDPTLELPQKELSSIPYVPNTSPFKDVSPLRYTSKPAQYDTSPLKTSYDPYKTFDFKPKLSPKHVSTNPFVSATYEKPVVDTAFEYINHKPEISINTYDLHLKSPMMTKESLEFRVRYDDDPVREVNTDYMSLQPESRSITTTSKSPYFSNGNTEPLTPTKYISKEERILDTGGTSFLDYPSESPELLRRKYNALSPKEYTHTKSTTDYDRHLGTLPPIEPGTETGSYLPTRHRDYHSLSPNRQFPDHFPSTINHHYTSKLSSGLSDESKRPVSHPEFPGKMNFGKYAELPDRSSSSYKKSSLSLGNIGHSSKGADNNFNTVTSPKTQFSPFPVRNAPRKPKELTLKLGLYSPKSSDIGQLKRS